A window from Musa acuminata AAA Group cultivar baxijiao chromosome BXJ3-10, Cavendish_Baxijiao_AAA, whole genome shotgun sequence encodes these proteins:
- the LOC135651788 gene encoding uncharacterized protein LOC135651788, whose product MFVAPRPTTHPFEAAKKSPMGDSKESDGGSGGWMSVPAFGEWDMKNGVPDYSMDFTKIREMRKQNKNTSRASLGNDDELRSGTTNKEEQEAPRHSLPEPDLRRPIHHHHGSPTGRKKFMGYFQCCIGA is encoded by the exons ATGTTCGTTGCTCCTCGGCCTACAACTCACCCCTTTGAAGCTGCGAAGAAATCTCCCATGGGCGATTCCAAGGAG AGTGATGGTGGTAGCGGCGGGTGGATGTCGGTGCCGGCGTTTGGGGAGTGGGACATGAAGAACGGGGTGCCGGACTACTCCATGGACTTCACCAAGATCCGGGAGATGCGGAAGCAGAACAAGAACACCTCccgcgccagcctcggaaacgacGACGAGCTCCGATCCGGCACCACCAACAAGGAGGAGCAGGAGGCGCCACGCCACAGCCTTCCCGAGCCCGACCTACGCCGCCCCATCCACCACCACCACGGCTCACCCACC gggaggaagaagtttATGGGCTACTTCCAGTGCTGTATAGGAGCATGA
- the LOC135650544 gene encoding ABC transporter F family member 5-like: MDLSTRLQTLDLRSGFLSGSPLLDAGKAGILPRVRPSSVSPAVNRRFGASFVKRTGFAGSRIRRLRVSPRAAVETAVVDADTAADLESLFSESAVDDASRRQGKKKSSTGASSVSSGVRLENISKSFKGVTLLKDVSWEVKKGEKVGLVGVNGAGKTTQLRIIAGLEEPDSGNVVKAKENMKIAFLSQEFGVRQNRTVKEEFLSVFKEEAEVADRLEKVQKALESSVEDLSLMARLLDELDLLQRRSQDLDLDQVDVKISKLMPELGFAPEDSDRLVASFSSGWQMRMSLGKILLQDPDLLLLDEPTNHLDLDAIEWLEGYLNKQDVPMVIISHDRAFLDQLCTKMVETDMGVSRTFMGNYSEYVLAKAAWVETQHVAWEKQQKEIEHTRDLINRLGAGVNAGRASSEEKKLEKLKEEGQVEKPFQRKQLKIRFPERGRSGRTVLTIKNLNFGYGDKVLFKKANLLVERGEKIAIIGPNGCGKSSLLKLIMGLEKSQGGDVLLGEHNVLPNYFEQNQAEALDLEKTVLETVEEAAEDWRIDDIKGLLGRCNFKSNMLDRKVSVLSGGEKARLAFCKFMVKPSTLLVLDEPTNHLDIPSKEMLEEAISEYQGTVITISHDRYFIRQIVNRVVEVKDETLQDYAGDYNYYLEKNLEARDRELEREAELEERAPKVKAKSKMSKEMKAARKKQKMVAFQQAKAKSKGLKNAKRWK; encoded by the exons ATGGATCTTTCGACCAGGTTGCAAACCCTCGACCTCCGATCGGGATTCCTGTCGGGCTCGCCCCTTTTGGACGCCGGAAAGGCAGGAATCCTGCCGCGGGTCCGTCCCTCCTCGGTTTCTCCCGCTGTGAATAGGCGATTCGGTGCGTCGTTTGTTAAAAGGACTGGCTTTGCTGGCTCTAGGATCAGAAGGCTCCGCGTTTCCCCCAGGGCCGCCGTGGAGACGGCCGTTGTGGATGCCGACACCGCCGCAGACCTCGAATCCCTCTTCTCGGAGAGCGCCGTGGATGATGCGTCGAGGAGGCAGGGGAAGAAGAAGTCGAGCACTGGGGCGTCGAGCGTCTCGTCAGGGGTTAGGTTAGAGAATATCAGTAAAAGCTTCAAAGGTGTGACCTTGCTGAAGGACGTCAGCTGGGAGGTGAAGAAAGGGGAGAAGGTTGGGTTGGTCGGCGTGAATGGTGCCGGGAAAACCACTCAGCTGAGGATTATCGCCGGGTTGGAGGAGCCGGACTCCGGGAATGTGGTTAAGGCGAAGGAGAATATGAAGATCGCGTTCTTGAGCCAGGAGTTTGGAGTTCGCCAAAACAGGACAGTGAAAGAGGAGTTCTTGAGCGTTTTCAAGGAGGAGGCGGAGGTTGCAGATAGGTTGGAGAAGGTCCAGAAAGCGTTGGAGAGCTCTGTAGAGGACCTGAGCTTGATGGCGAGGTTGCTGGATGAGTTGGACTTGCTTCAGAGGCGGTCACAGGATCTGGACCTAGATCAAGTGGATGTGAAAATTAGTAAGTTGATGCCTGAGCTTGGTTTTGCGCCTGAGGATTCTGATCGGTTGGTAGCATCATTCAGCAGTGGGTGGCAGATGAGAATGTCTCTTGGGAAAATTCTACTTCAG GATCCTGACTTGCTGCTGCTTGATGAGCCCACTAATCACCTTGATCTGGATGCAATCGAGTGGCTGGAAGGCTATCTTAATAAGCAAGATGTGCCCATGGTTATTATATCCCATGACAGAGCTTTCCTTGATCAACTGTGCACGAAAATGGTAGAAACAGATATGGGAGTGTCCAGGACATTTATGGGTAACTATTCTGAATATGTGCTAGCAAAAGCAGCATGGGTAGAAACTCAACACGTGGCATGGGAAAAGCAACAGAAGGAGATTGAGCACACGAGAGACTTGATAAACAGATTAGGAGCTGGAGTTAATGCTGGACGTGCATCCAGTGAAGAGAAG AAATTGGAGAAACTCAAAGAAGAAGGACAAGTTGAGAAGCCTTTTCAGAGAAAGCAATTAAAAATTAGATTCCCAGAGCGTGGGAGAAGTGGGAGAACAGTCCTAACCATTAAGAACCTAAATTTTGGATATGGTGATAAG GTTTTGTTTAAAAAGGCAAATCTTTTAGTTGAGAGGGGTGAGAAAATAGCTATTATCGGGCCAAATGGTTGCGGAAAGAGCAGTTTGCTTAAACTTATTATGGGACTGGAGAAGTCTCAAGGGGGTGATGTTTTGCTTGGGGAGCATAATGTGTTGCCAAATTATTTTGAACAAAACCAG GCAGAAGCACTTGATCTGGAGAAAACTGTGCTAGAGACAGTTGAAGAAGCTGCAGAAGACTGGAGAATTGATGACATAAAAGGTCTCCTTGGTCGTTGtaacttcaaatcaaatatgcttGATAGAAAAGTTTCTGTTTTGAGTGGTGGAGAAAAG GCACGACTTGCTTTTTGCAAATTTATGGTGAAGCCATCTACATTATTAGTTTTGGATGAACCAACCAATCATTTAGATATACCATCAAAAGAGATGCTAGAG GAGGCTATATCTGAGTACCAGGGAACTGTTATCACCATTTCTCATGATCGTTATTTCATACGACAGATAGTCAATAGAGTGGTAGAGGTGAAAGATGAAACCCTGCAAGACTATGCAGGAGATTACAAT TATTATCTGGAAAAGAACCTTGAGGCTAGAGATAGAGAACTGGAGCGCGAGGCTGAACTTGAAGAAAGGGCTCCAAAAGTAAAAGCCAAATCTAAGATGTCAAAG GAGATGAAAGCTGCCAGAAAGAAGCAGAAAATGGTGGCTTTTCAGCAAGCAAAAGCAAAGTCTAAAGGGTTGAAGAATGCAAAGCGATGGAAATGA